In Leptospira harrisiae, a genomic segment contains:
- a CDS encoding BolA family protein → MASETKESRLSRMEKILSQKFQPSSLSLRDVSLEHAGHPGMTKDSKETHFRLQMVSSLFSGKSTVENHRLVYAELGEEFKKGLHALEMDLSAP, encoded by the coding sequence ATGGCATCAGAAACTAAAGAATCAAGACTCAGTCGGATGGAAAAAATCCTTTCGCAAAAATTCCAACCAAGCTCCCTTTCCCTTCGAGACGTTTCTCTGGAACATGCGGGTCACCCCGGAATGACCAAGGATTCGAAAGAAACTCATTTCCGTTTGCAAATGGTTTCCTCGTTATTTTCCGGAAAATCCACTGTCGAAAACCACCGATTGGTCTACGCGGAACTCGGAGAAGAATTTAAGAAAGGACTCCATGCTTTGGAAATGGACCTTTCTGCCCCATAA
- a CDS encoding glutathione S-transferase family protein, which produces MTKPVLISFKLCPYVQRSVINLLEKKVDYDIKYIDLANKPDWFLKISPFGKVPVLQVGDDVIFESAVINEYLDETSTPALHPKDPIQKAKHRSWIEFASALLVDQYGWTMAKEKTDSDKKKEDLLSKFKILEAGLPSPTGDTLYFAGSKMHLVDTAFAPFFMRLQFLADHKPELYLLKDFPKITKWSETLLSLPSVKNSVLPEVPKEYLEFIKAHHSWMGGIL; this is translated from the coding sequence ATGACCAAACCAGTTCTTATCAGCTTTAAACTTTGTCCCTATGTACAACGATCTGTCATCAACCTACTCGAAAAAAAAGTTGATTACGATATCAAATACATTGACCTCGCAAACAAACCCGATTGGTTTTTAAAGATATCTCCTTTTGGAAAAGTTCCCGTCTTACAAGTAGGAGACGATGTGATTTTCGAATCCGCTGTCATCAATGAGTATCTGGATGAAACAAGCACACCGGCCCTTCATCCCAAAGACCCCATCCAAAAAGCAAAACATAGATCCTGGATCGAGTTTGCAAGTGCCCTCCTTGTCGACCAATACGGATGGACGATGGCAAAGGAAAAAACCGATTCCGATAAAAAGAAAGAAGACCTACTTTCCAAATTCAAAATTTTAGAAGCTGGACTGCCTTCTCCAACTGGGGACACACTTTATTTTGCTGGTTCCAAAATGCATTTGGTGGACACTGCTTTTGCCCCATTTTTTATGAGGTTACAATTTTTGGCAGATCACAAACCAGAACTTTACTTACTAAAAGATTTTCCTAAAATTACGAAATGGAGTGAAACTCTACTTTCATTGCCATCGGTAAAGAATTCTGTTTTACCAGAAGTGCCTAAAGAATATCTTGAATTTATCAAAGCCCACCATTCGTGGATGGGAGGAATACTATAG
- a CDS encoding BolA/IbaG family iron-sulfur metabolism protein gives MTIPEIQKKIEDGLPGSKVEILDPYRDGVHIKAVVTFSGFSGKGLIEQHRMVYATLKDELKEEIHALALETRSE, from the coding sequence ATGACAATCCCAGAAATCCAAAAGAAAATTGAAGATGGGCTACCCGGCTCTAAAGTGGAAATTCTTGATCCCTATCGGGACGGAGTCCATATCAAGGCAGTGGTAACCTTTTCCGGTTTTTCCGGCAAAGGTCTCATTGAACAACACCGTATGGTGTATGCTACTTTGAAAGATGAATTAAAAGAAGAAATCCATGCATTGGCATTGGAAACTAGGAGCGAATAA
- the grxD gene encoding Grx4 family monothiol glutaredoxin, translating to MEQELKDKIESLIKSENVFLFMKGTPEMPQCGFSAGVVTTLKQLGIPFGSFNVLSDMKIREGIKEFTNWPTIPQLYIKGEFVGGHDITIQMAQSGELTKKAG from the coding sequence ATGGAACAAGAGTTAAAGGATAAAATTGAATCCTTAATCAAATCAGAAAACGTGTTTCTATTTATGAAAGGAACACCGGAAATGCCACAATGTGGATTTTCTGCTGGAGTAGTCACCACACTCAAACAACTCGGAATCCCTTTTGGATCATTTAATGTTCTTTCTGATATGAAAATCAGAGAAGGAATCAAAGAATTCACAAACTGGCCAACCATTCCGCAACTCTATATCAAGGGTGAATTTGTGGGCGGTCATGACATCACCATCCAAATGGCTCAGTCCGGTGAACTGACAAAAAAAGCGGGATAA
- a CDS encoding glutathione S-transferase N-terminal domain-containing protein, with protein sequence MIRLYQYDTCPYCQRVIRTAESLGLVVGKDIEYVEAFQGTPGRAEVVRLGGQSQVPFLVDGNIQMYESADIIAYLRSKYS encoded by the coding sequence ATGATTCGCCTCTACCAATATGATACTTGTCCCTACTGCCAAAGAGTGATTCGCACTGCGGAATCACTTGGACTTGTGGTGGGAAAAGACATAGAATACGTAGAGGCTTTTCAAGGAACTCCTGGCCGAGCAGAAGTAGTAAGGCTTGGAGGACAATCCCAAGTTCCGTTCCTTGTGGATGGCAATATCCAGATGTATGAATCTGCTGACATCATTGCTTATTTAAGATCCAAATATTCTTAA
- the gshAB gene encoding bifunctional glutamate--cysteine ligase GshA/glutathione synthetase GshB → MTDTKPLPSGFEDLEISTQIIIRDALTRGIQIEMVDRKENFLRLVQGNHSEFVKEASKTRLDSLMTYLVMENKIASKLVLEENGIRVPVGRNYSNLETALADYTFFFDKKKVIKPVTTNFGLGIGISEPGDSIDKFTSFVNIALGLSNSIIIEEFIEGPEYRFLVLGDKVIAVCNRVPANVIGDGKSSIRDLILKKNEDPRRGEGHKTALEKIQMSEVELQILKDQGLGFDSVPDFGKKVFLRKNSNISTGGDSLDVTDNVHPDFKAIAVSAAKAAGAMICGIDIISSRIELKPDPKTYAILEINFNPVLYIHEFPYSGKPRFVGDKILDLLGFH, encoded by the coding sequence GTGACGGATACAAAACCATTACCTTCTGGCTTTGAAGATTTAGAAATTTCGACACAAATCATCATTCGAGATGCCTTAACTCGTGGAATCCAAATCGAGATGGTGGATCGTAAGGAAAATTTCCTTCGTCTCGTACAAGGAAATCATTCCGAGTTTGTCAAAGAGGCAAGTAAAACAAGGCTCGATAGTTTGATGACCTACCTTGTGATGGAGAACAAAATTGCCTCCAAACTTGTGTTAGAGGAAAATGGGATTCGTGTTCCTGTTGGCAGAAATTATTCAAATTTGGAAACAGCCCTTGCCGACTATACTTTCTTTTTTGATAAGAAAAAAGTGATCAAACCCGTAACCACCAACTTTGGACTGGGGATTGGAATCTCCGAACCGGGAGATAGTATAGATAAGTTTACATCATTTGTCAACATTGCCCTTGGACTTTCAAATTCTATCATCATTGAAGAATTTATCGAAGGGCCTGAGTATCGATTTTTAGTTCTTGGGGATAAAGTGATCGCCGTTTGTAACCGAGTGCCAGCAAACGTTATAGGGGATGGGAAAAGTTCCATTCGGGATTTGATTTTAAAAAAGAACGAAGACCCAAGACGGGGGGAAGGTCATAAAACTGCTTTAGAAAAAATTCAGATGTCCGAAGTCGAATTACAAATTCTAAAAGACCAAGGTCTTGGTTTTGATTCTGTTCCTGATTTCGGAAAAAAGGTTTTCCTAAGAAAGAACTCCAATATATCTACCGGCGGGGATTCATTAGATGTGACAGACAATGTACACCCGGATTTTAAGGCCATTGCAGTCTCTGCGGCCAAAGCGGCTGGGGCTATGATTTGTGGGATCGATATCATCTCTTCTCGGATTGAATTGAAACCTGATCCCAAGACTTATGCCATCTTAGAAATCAATTTCAATCCGGTGCTTTATATCCATGAATTTCCCTATTCTGGCAAACCGAGGTTTGTTGGGGATAAAATTTTGGATTTACTGGGTTTCCATTGA
- the gshA gene encoding glutamate--cysteine ligase: MKSKLLTSTKKNSTRNLLSEEYRTCLLSAKHGLERESVRVDGKSQLASTPHPKSLGSSLTHPLIKTDFAEAQIEYATNVHKSIPDALRELTELHAFTVSRLGSEYLWPFSIPPVLPTENKIEVGNYGTSIEGRKKTIYRNGLGHRYGKKMQTISGVHYNISFDTCMLSVVSEKRFKKPLTPTTKSQIYFDTIRNFYRISPALLYLFGSSSLTDVTFTEESKQIKKRDSKTLKSDFATTLRLSSIGYTSKVQGKYPISVNSLEEYASDMCQVVSKSYTPYKQFNGKPTNQLNDHILQLENEYYSLVRPKQVPKGDERVVDALLERGVEYLEIRLLDLDPFSAIGVEENRLYFLHMVLLYCMLNESPKSDLVEMADWRKNQELTTWFGRKEETKIKFLGEEMSLRDLTYQLFVEIQPIADLLDENDANGAYSKAWESLWEKWNDPSQLGSTMSELDLEIHKSSFREFGLTLAKLHKEELLNYPLPPNLVKYYEDLSVQSIYEQQKIENLEGSHLKKNQKPIQIKPLKLCSGV; this comes from the coding sequence ATGAAATCAAAGTTATTAACATCGACTAAAAAAAATTCAACACGTAATTTATTATCAGAAGAATACCGAACTTGTTTACTTAGCGCCAAACACGGGTTAGAGAGGGAAAGTGTCAGGGTGGATGGAAAATCTCAGCTGGCATCCACTCCTCATCCCAAATCACTCGGATCAAGTCTCACCCATCCATTGATCAAAACAGATTTTGCCGAAGCACAAATTGAATATGCAACGAATGTGCACAAATCCATTCCTGATGCTCTACGAGAACTCACAGAGTTACATGCCTTTACTGTCAGTCGATTGGGTTCCGAATACTTATGGCCTTTTAGTATCCCTCCTGTTTTACCAACAGAAAACAAAATTGAAGTAGGGAACTATGGGACTTCCATAGAAGGTAGAAAAAAAACCATCTATCGGAATGGACTAGGCCATCGTTATGGAAAGAAGATGCAAACCATTTCGGGAGTGCATTACAATATTTCCTTCGATACTTGTATGTTGTCGGTAGTCTCAGAAAAACGTTTTAAAAAACCTTTAACACCAACAACTAAATCGCAGATTTATTTTGATACGATACGTAACTTTTATAGAATTTCGCCAGCCTTATTGTATTTATTTGGGTCATCTAGCTTAACGGACGTTACGTTTACGGAAGAATCCAAACAAATCAAAAAACGAGATTCTAAAACTTTAAAATCAGATTTTGCTACAACCCTTCGCCTTTCTAGTATTGGTTATACAAGTAAAGTACAAGGAAAATATCCTATCTCCGTAAATTCGCTGGAAGAGTATGCTTCAGATATGTGTCAGGTAGTTTCTAAATCCTACACTCCATACAAACAGTTCAATGGAAAACCTACCAACCAGTTGAATGACCATATTTTACAATTGGAAAATGAATACTATTCTCTTGTCCGTCCAAAACAAGTTCCGAAAGGTGATGAACGTGTAGTGGATGCCCTTTTGGAACGTGGTGTGGAGTATTTGGAAATTAGACTTCTTGATTTGGATCCATTTTCTGCGATCGGTGTCGAAGAAAACAGACTCTATTTTTTGCATATGGTTCTTCTCTATTGTATGTTGAATGAATCACCTAAATCTGATTTGGTGGAGATGGCGGATTGGAGAAAAAACCAAGAACTGACTACTTGGTTTGGTCGAAAGGAAGAAACTAAAATTAAATTTCTTGGGGAAGAGATGAGTCTTCGGGATTTGACTTACCAACTCTTTGTAGAAATCCAACCTATCGCTGATCTTTTAGATGAAAATGATGCAAATGGCGCCTATAGTAAAGCTTGGGAAAGTCTTTGGGAAAAATGGAATGATCCTAGCCAACTTGGTTCTACTATGTCTGAACTTGATTTAGAAATTCATAAATCTAGTTTTCGAGAGTTTGGGTTGACTCTTGCTAAATTGCATAAAGAGGAACTTCTGAATTACCCACTTCCACCGAATCTTGTGAAGTATTATGAAGATTTAAGTGTTCAGTCCATTTATGAACAACAAAAGATAGAAAACTTAGAAGGCAGCCATTTAAAGAAAAATCAAAAACCCATTCAAATCAAACCCTTAAAACTTTGTAGTGGGGTTTGA
- the ggt gene encoding gamma-glutamyltransferase, giving the protein MNFRFPFLILFLVVFLFNSCETIPFLKESFSEKEEVSLHIPQIEGSAEKRSRYEFSGKEIIISSDHPLASQAGMEVWKQGGNVVDVFAAASFAISVLRPHSTGLFGGGFAVIHLPQKGKWAYDFRERSPKKGTSSFYLNPDGSVIAGKTLKGAYSAGVPGTVQGILAIQKQHGKLPLNVVIAPAIRYAKNGFSVYGDLANAISKTWPDMNLAMKKVFGIDNRAIREGELLQQEDLAKTLERIVENSEKEFLDGETIQLVSQYYSEYENFITSDDFKNYQVKVSDPLVSSTWGHTILTMPPPSSGVHLVTMMNLYSEMQKRNTFPKGNVGEIIRITEAMRVAYRDRAELGGDPGFTTVPVSKLVSASYAKEETNEIEKKVVSGSWPESKEEKQKQESYNTTHISIMDKDGNAVSTTQSVNGIFGAVQMVPGTGLVLNNTMDDFAVAPGVPNLYGLVGSKANAIEPGKTPLSSMSPTILLDGTGKTKMVIGAPGGSQIPTSIFNTLYRYLVQKESLYESVSYPRIHHQFQPDRIFLDPEIKDSFPQTELPFYQVQYIRHRAKVFAITREGDRLIGVSDPKGEGVPLGF; this is encoded by the coding sequence TTGAATTTTCGATTTCCCTTTCTTATCCTCTTTTTAGTTGTCTTTTTATTTAACAGTTGTGAGACGATACCTTTCTTAAAGGAATCTTTTTCTGAAAAGGAAGAGGTTTCTCTTCACATCCCTCAAATTGAAGGATCGGCAGAAAAACGGTCTCGTTATGAATTTTCTGGAAAAGAAATCATCATATCTTCCGACCATCCTTTGGCCTCACAAGCGGGAATGGAGGTTTGGAAACAAGGGGGAAATGTGGTGGATGTATTTGCTGCCGCAAGTTTTGCCATCTCTGTCCTTCGTCCTCATTCCACGGGTTTATTTGGTGGTGGTTTTGCCGTCATTCATTTACCACAAAAAGGGAAATGGGCTTACGACTTTAGAGAACGTTCACCAAAAAAAGGAACTTCTTCCTTTTACTTAAATCCTGATGGTTCTGTGATTGCAGGTAAAACCTTAAAAGGTGCCTATAGTGCTGGAGTGCCTGGAACGGTGCAAGGGATTTTAGCAATCCAAAAACAACATGGAAAGTTACCACTGAATGTCGTGATTGCACCTGCTATTCGTTATGCGAAAAATGGGTTTTCTGTCTATGGAGATTTGGCAAATGCCATTTCTAAAACTTGGCCGGATATGAATTTAGCCATGAAAAAAGTTTTTGGGATTGATAACAGAGCCATTCGGGAAGGAGAACTCCTCCAGCAGGAGGACCTTGCCAAAACATTGGAACGGATTGTTGAAAATTCTGAAAAGGAATTTCTGGATGGAGAGACCATCCAACTTGTATCTCAGTATTATTCAGAATATGAAAATTTTATTACTAGTGATGATTTTAAAAACTACCAAGTAAAGGTAAGTGATCCTTTAGTTTCTTCTACTTGGGGACATACGATTCTTACCATGCCTCCTCCCAGTTCGGGGGTTCATCTTGTGACTATGATGAACCTGTATTCGGAAATGCAAAAACGAAATACTTTTCCTAAGGGAAATGTTGGTGAGATAATTCGTATTACGGAAGCTATGCGAGTGGCCTACCGTGACCGGGCGGAACTAGGCGGAGATCCGGGTTTTACAACGGTTCCGGTGTCTAAACTAGTATCTGCAAGTTATGCCAAAGAAGAAACAAATGAGATCGAAAAAAAAGTGGTTTCAGGGAGTTGGCCCGAATCCAAAGAGGAAAAACAAAAACAAGAATCTTATAATACCACTCATATCTCCATTATGGATAAAGATGGGAATGCGGTATCCACAACCCAATCAGTAAATGGAATTTTTGGAGCAGTCCAGATGGTTCCAGGAACTGGCCTTGTTCTAAACAATACCATGGATGATTTTGCAGTGGCTCCAGGTGTTCCTAATCTGTATGGACTTGTGGGTTCCAAGGCCAATGCCATTGAGCCAGGAAAAACTCCTCTATCCAGTATGAGCCCAACCATCCTTCTCGACGGGACAGGCAAAACCAAAATGGTGATCGGAGCCCCGGGTGGTTCGCAAATCCCAACCTCAATTTTTAATACGCTATATCGATATTTGGTCCAAAAGGAAAGTTTGTATGAAAGTGTATCCTATCCTAGGATCCACCACCAATTCCAACCGGATCGGATTTTTTTAGATCCTGAAATAAAAGACAGTTTTCCGCAAACGGAATTACCATTTTATCAAGTCCAATATATTAGGCATCGTGCGAAAGTATTTGCCATCACTAGGGAGGGAGACCGTCTCATTGGCGTCTCAGATCCCAAAGGGGAAGGAGTCCCTTTAGGTTTTTAA
- a CDS encoding metal-sulfur cluster assembly factor, which translates to MIRDPETEKEWEVFHSVRMVEDPEIGISLIELGLIYDIKVEGEKADITMTYTSLACPAGPQMKQDIENHALRVDGISEAVVHVVWNPKWEPRAMASEEAKMQMGIFD; encoded by the coding sequence ATGATTCGTGATCCAGAAACAGAAAAAGAATGGGAAGTATTCCACAGTGTTCGTATGGTAGAAGACCCAGAAATAGGCATTTCTCTGATTGAACTTGGTTTGATTTATGATATCAAAGTGGAAGGGGAAAAGGCGGACATTACCATGACCTATACCTCTCTTGCCTGTCCGGCCGGACCACAAATGAAACAAGATATCGAAAACCACGCACTCCGTGTGGATGGAATTAGTGAAGCTGTTGTCCATGTGGTATGGAATCCGAAATGGGAACCTCGTGCCATGGCCAGTGAAGAAGCCAAAATGCAAATGGGGATTTTCGATTGA
- a CDS encoding iron-sulfur cluster assembly scaffold protein, protein MSQESKFKDFLRWKSYGLWEKPSVPYQTLKGLNPLCGDEIYIYYNIEKNHSIQILGLGGESCSICSAAAGFLFKNKSKLDPNQFQSYLQNRKKFLDGEDSCLIEDKEELSFFSVLRNHPGRYRCGLLPWQTLLKFKEGIYDS, encoded by the coding sequence GTGTCGCAAGAAAGTAAGTTCAAAGATTTCCTAAGATGGAAATCTTACGGGTTATGGGAAAAACCATCTGTCCCTTACCAAACTTTGAAAGGACTAAATCCCCTTTGTGGCGATGAAATTTATATTTATTACAATATAGAAAAAAATCATTCCATTCAAATTCTCGGACTTGGTGGTGAATCTTGTTCCATTTGTTCTGCTGCGGCCGGATTTCTTTTTAAAAATAAATCCAAACTAGATCCGAACCAATTCCAGTCTTACTTACAGAACCGGAAAAAATTTTTGGATGGTGAGGATTCTTGTTTGATTGAAGACAAGGAAGAGTTATCCTTTTTTTCAGTCCTTCGTAATCATCCTGGTCGTTATCGTTGTGGCCTGCTTCCTTGGCAGACCTTATTAAAATTCAAAGAGGGTATTTATGATTCGTGA
- a CDS encoding cysteine desulfurase has protein sequence MSLDPYQVRKDFPILSRTLPNGKPLVYLDNGASSQKPQSVIDATNHYYTNDNANIHRGVYYLSQHATELFERTRIKTSHFFQAQCAKAIIFTRGTTDAINLVAQTWGRTNITEGDEIVLSVQEHHSNLVPWQMLALEKKAFLKFIPINEDTTYNLSNLNEIINKRTKLVAISQMSNVTGTIHDLTRIIDRVRQVGAKVLVDGAQAACHMPIHLVDMDVDFYAFSAHKMLGPTGVGVLFGKEEILEAMPPWLGGGDMIESVELESSTYAALPAKLEAGTPNIAGVIGFSHALDYLQKVGMKNIKEHERMLTEYALEKLNRIGGLHIYGTEDLDKRGGVVSFTMEGIHPHDVGSILDEEGVAIRVGHHCCQPLMKQLSIPGTCRASFYLYNTKEDIDALLHSIDKVKSIFGRVARK, from the coding sequence ATGAGTTTAGATCCTTACCAAGTCCGAAAGGATTTTCCTATTTTGTCTCGCACTTTACCAAATGGCAAACCTCTTGTTTACTTAGACAATGGTGCCTCTTCACAAAAACCACAGTCGGTGATTGATGCAACGAATCACTATTATACAAACGACAATGCCAACATCCATCGGGGTGTGTATTATTTATCCCAACATGCAACCGAACTCTTTGAACGCACCCGGATCAAAACTTCCCATTTTTTCCAGGCTCAATGTGCTAAGGCAATTATTTTCACTCGTGGGACAACGGATGCCATCAACTTAGTGGCACAGACCTGGGGTCGAACCAATATCACTGAGGGAGATGAGATTGTTTTGTCCGTCCAGGAACACCATTCGAATTTGGTTCCTTGGCAGATGTTGGCCTTAGAAAAAAAAGCCTTTTTAAAATTCATTCCCATTAACGAAGATACGACTTACAATTTATCTAATTTAAACGAAATCATTAACAAACGCACAAAGTTAGTCGCCATAAGCCAGATGTCCAATGTAACTGGAACGATTCATGACCTAACGAGGATTATTGATCGGGTTCGCCAAGTCGGTGCAAAAGTTCTAGTCGATGGAGCACAAGCAGCATGTCATATGCCCATCCATTTGGTGGATATGGATGTAGACTTTTATGCATTTTCGGCCCATAAGATGCTTGGACCCACTGGTGTGGGAGTTCTTTTCGGAAAAGAAGAAATTCTAGAAGCTATGCCCCCTTGGCTTGGTGGCGGGGATATGATAGAATCGGTAGAGCTAGAAAGTTCTACTTATGCGGCCCTCCCTGCAAAATTAGAAGCAGGAACTCCGAATATTGCCGGAGTCATTGGTTTTAGCCATGCATTAGATTACCTTCAAAAAGTAGGAATGAAAAACATCAAAGAACACGAACGGATGTTAACTGAATATGCATTGGAAAAACTCAACCGAATTGGTGGCCTTCATATTTATGGAACAGAAGATTTAGACAAAAGAGGCGGGGTTGTATCCTTTACAATGGAAGGAATCCACCCTCATGATGTTGGATCCATATTAGATGAAGAGGGTGTTGCCATTCGTGTGGGCCACCACTGTTGCCAACCACTCATGAAACAATTATCAATTCCAGGAACTTGTCGTGCATCGTTCTATTTATACAATACAAAGGAAGATATCGATGCTCTCTTACATTCCATTGACAAAGTGAAATCGATATTTGGTCGTGTCGCAAGAAAGTAA
- a CDS encoding Rieske (2Fe-2S) protein, which yields MAFKKIISVSEVTEGSLVVVKTRHFNVVLTKVEGEYFAFEDSCTHDGEEISCGKLEGCVITCPRHFAKFDVRTGNVLALPATEPLVIFPVRVNGTDLEVDLEAV from the coding sequence ATGGCCTTTAAAAAAATAATCTCTGTTTCAGAAGTCACTGAGGGCAGTTTGGTAGTTGTAAAAACTCGCCATTTTAATGTGGTTCTGACAAAAGTGGAAGGGGAATACTTTGCTTTTGAAGATTCTTGCACTCATGACGGGGAAGAAATTTCCTGTGGGAAATTAGAAGGATGTGTCATTACCTGTCCTAGACATTTTGCAAAATTTGATGTTCGAACCGGTAATGTTTTGGCCTTACCTGCGACAGAACCACTTGTGATTTTTCCTGTTCGTGTGAATGGGACAGATTTGGAAGTTGATTTGGAGGCGGTATGA
- a CDS encoding SufB/SufD family protein, translating to MNSSLTKNRLVLTKERYTQFNTSLLEIWNQLEIPKDSEESWRKFPIGSVDWKELQFDPKEVNPGSIVSEENTVEQSLSEETVQSLLADILKYTPKDYFAYLNLVVAPYYEIILLEEGESEFDFEEEGDKPKHSVRIFYLTKGKTSKTQIRFQNHHLSEDLHLSSSLDFYIAGDSSYLEILDRESSDLDLYRFRNVCILGHNDSQVKYHHYPMGGFRSKLFLHAHLLGKGTEVTVDGVSALGGRNLKDLDMEMFHHADFTTSKISYKAIVTDKAHHIFTGNLIIPPNLKKVTAHQESFNLSLNKKARAEANPKLEVLAEDVSCTHGATVGDIDEEQYFYLLSRGLTPEESKSLLVTAFYGETIQSIGFSDEVKLSLESEIKEILVGGK from the coding sequence ATGAATTCCTCACTCACAAAAAATCGATTGGTTCTTACAAAAGAAAGATACACTCAATTTAATACTTCTCTTTTAGAAATTTGGAATCAGTTAGAAATTCCCAAAGATTCGGAAGAGTCTTGGAGAAAGTTTCCGATTGGTTCTGTGGATTGGAAAGAGTTACAATTTGATCCAAAAGAAGTAAATCCTGGATCTATTGTATCGGAAGAAAATACTGTAGAACAGTCGTTATCTGAAGAAACGGTGCAATCTTTACTTGCGGATATTTTGAAATACACTCCTAAAGATTATTTTGCTTACCTTAATTTGGTAGTAGCTCCTTATTATGAAATTATTTTGTTAGAGGAAGGAGAATCAGAATTTGATTTTGAAGAAGAAGGTGATAAACCAAAACATTCTGTAAGAATATTTTATCTCACTAAAGGAAAAACTTCCAAAACTCAAATTAGATTCCAAAATCATCATTTATCCGAAGACTTACATTTATCATCCTCATTAGATTTCTACATTGCCGGCGATTCTTCCTATTTGGAAATTTTAGACCGTGAGTCAAGTGACCTAGACCTCTACCGGTTTCGGAATGTTTGTATTCTCGGCCATAATGATTCACAAGTGAAATACCACCATTACCCAATGGGTGGATTTCGTTCTAAATTATTTTTACATGCTCATTTACTTGGGAAAGGTACAGAAGTAACTGTGGACGGAGTGTCAGCGCTTGGGGGTAGAAATTTAAAAGATTTAGATATGGAAATGTTTCACCATGCCGATTTTACTACGAGTAAAATCAGTTATAAAGCCATTGTGACTGACAAGGCCCATCATATTTTTACAGGAAATTTGATCATCCCACCTAATTTGAAAAAGGTGACTGCTCACCAAGAATCGTTTAACTTATCTTTGAATAAAAAGGCAAGGGCAGAAGCCAATCCGAAACTAGAGGTTTTGGCAGAAGATGTATCTTGTACACATGGTGCCACAGTTGGCGATATAGACGAAGAACAGTATTTTTATCTTTTGTCACGTGGTCTCACACCAGAAGAATCTAAGTCCTTACTCGTGACTGCCTTTTACGGAGAAACCATTCAGTCCATTGGATTTTCTGATGAAGTAAAGTTATCTTTGGAATCTGAGATCAAAGAGATTCTCGTGGGAGGCAAATGA
- the sufC gene encoding Fe-S cluster assembly ATPase SufC, whose product MSAILEIKSLHANVGDKTILRGVNLTIGPGEVHAIMGPNGSGKSTLSNVILGHPKYTITSGDILFKGESILNKTTDERARLGLFLSFQYPTSLPGVTIGNFLKSILKAHRGKEVPVKEFKQELKQSMDLLEVPQSFIGRYVNDGFSGGEKKRAEILQMSLLKPILSILDETDSGLDIDALRIVSEGINSNRNPERSILLITHYQRMLNYIVPDFVHVFADGRILETGGKDLSLKLEEVGYDWILEREGVK is encoded by the coding sequence TTGTCCGCTATTCTCGAAATTAAATCTCTACACGCTAATGTAGGGGACAAAACGATCCTCCGGGGAGTCAATCTCACCATCGGACCCGGAGAGGTTCATGCCATTATGGGGCCCAATGGGTCAGGAAAGAGCACACTTTCCAATGTCATTCTAGGACATCCGAAATATACAATCACTTCCGGAGATATCCTCTTTAAGGGAGAGTCCATTTTAAATAAAACAACCGATGAAAGGGCAAGGCTTGGATTATTTTTGTCCTTCCAATACCCAACTTCTCTTCCTGGTGTTACCATTGGAAATTTTCTAAAATCAATTCTCAAAGCACATAGGGGAAAAGAAGTTCCTGTCAAAGAATTCAAACAAGAATTAAAACAATCCATGGATCTTTTGGAAGTGCCTCAATCATTTATCGGGCGTTATGTGAATGATGGGTTTTCTGGTGGTGAAAAAAAACGGGCCGAAATTTTACAGATGAGTTTGTTAAAACCAATTTTGTCCATTTTGGATGAAACGGATTCTGGTTTGGATATTGATGCATTACGAATTGTTTCAGAAGGAATCAATTCTAATAGAAATCCGGAACGTTCCATTCTCCTCATCACTCACTACCAAAGGATGTTGAATTATATAGTTCCTGATTTTGTACATGTGTTTGCAGATGGACGAATTTTAGAAACAGGTGGCAAAGACCTTTCTTTAAAATTAGAGGAAGTCGGATATGATTGGATTTTGGAGAGAGAAGGGGTCAAATGA